The following coding sequences are from one uncultured Desulfobacter sp. window:
- a CDS encoding isoprenylcysteine carboxylmethyltransferase family protein — translation MLSYIEHYRILISRIAAVLVVFFIFTTKSHWETGSDMFGFILLFIGIVLVGIASLGRMWCSLYIAGYKDQQLITKGPYSICRNPLYFFSMLGALGIGFCTETLIFPVIFILLFGCYYPFVIKSEEKRLQSLFGSVFERYTRSVPAFFPNITIFEEPQTYQVNPGVYRIHIFSALWFVWSVGILEVIEGFRKAGMIDALWTVY, via the coding sequence ATGCTGTCGTATATTGAACATTACAGGATTTTGATCTCACGGATTGCAGCTGTTCTTGTTGTATTTTTTATTTTTACCACCAAAAGCCACTGGGAAACAGGCAGTGACATGTTCGGTTTTATTTTGCTGTTTATCGGTATCGTCCTGGTTGGCATCGCGTCATTGGGCCGGATGTGGTGTTCTCTTTATATTGCCGGGTATAAGGATCAACAATTGATTACCAAAGGACCCTATTCCATATGTAGAAATCCGCTCTATTTTTTCAGTATGCTCGGTGCGCTGGGGATCGGTTTTTGTACCGAAACACTTATTTTCCCCGTGATTTTTATCCTTTTGTTCGGATGCTATTATCCCTTTGTAATAAAAAGCGAAGAAAAAAGGCTTCAGTCGCTTTTCGGATCTGTGTTTGAACGCTACACCCGCAGTGTTCCTGCATTTTTTCCGAACATTACAATATTTGAAGAGCCCCAAACCTATCAGGTCAATCCCGGTGTTTACCGGATTCATATATTCAGTGCGCTGTGGTTTGTCTGGAGCGTGGGGATTCTTGAAGTTATAGAGGGGTTTAGGAAAGCCGGAATGATTGATGCTTTATGGACCGTTTATTAA
- the yaaA gene encoding peroxide stress protein YaaA: MLSIMSPAKTMDLNCRSVLLQTQPHFMTEARELCARLKKLSPGDLEDLMKISPKLAALTHKRFQTFSGIAVNDGSRQALLVYKGDAFQALDIDHYQDQDFEFAQKHIRILSGLYGLLRPLDLIEPHRLEIATRLSGPWGRNLYQFWAERITQRLNAALEGSKGAPVLINLASNEYFKAVQHKHLNAKILTIQFKEKKGNGFKVVAIHAKRARGLMADFIIREKIDDPEAVKEFSGNGYAFNPELSTSETWVFSRE, translated from the coding sequence ATGCTCAGCATCATGTCACCCGCCAAGACCATGGATCTGAATTGCAGATCCGTTCTTTTACAAACCCAGCCCCATTTCATGACCGAAGCCCGGGAACTTTGCGCTCGGCTGAAAAAATTATCACCGGGGGATCTTGAAGACCTGATGAAAATCAGCCCCAAGTTGGCGGCCTTGACCCACAAACGGTTCCAGACGTTTTCCGGCATCGCTGTAAACGACGGTTCCCGCCAGGCCCTTCTGGTATATAAGGGAGATGCGTTTCAGGCGCTTGATATTGACCACTACCAGGATCAGGATTTTGAATTTGCCCAAAAACATATCCGGATTTTGTCAGGTCTTTACGGTCTTTTGCGCCCCCTGGACCTGATTGAACCCCATCGACTGGAAATAGCCACCCGGCTGTCGGGTCCCTGGGGAAGAAATCTATATCAATTCTGGGCAGAACGAATCACCCAAAGACTCAATGCGGCACTCGAAGGATCAAAGGGCGCACCTGTCCTTATCAACCTGGCCTCCAATGAGTATTTTAAAGCCGTTCAGCACAAACACCTGAACGCAAAGATTCTCACCATCCAGTTCAAGGAAAAAAAAGGAAACGGTTTTAAGGTCGTTGCCATACATGCCAAAAGGGCACGGGGACTTATGGCAGATTTTATCATCCGGGAAAAAATAGATGATCCAGAAGCCGTAAAGGAATTTTCCGGCAATGGATATGCATTTAATCCGGAGCTGTCTACGTCGGAAACCTGGGTATTTTCCCGGGAATAA